A section of the Flavobacteriales bacterium genome encodes:
- a CDS encoding DsbA family protein, translated as MSPLSTLAATTLLLCGLPCTARPHEVPDTTAMPDERPVLLYVMDPLCGWCYAFGHELDTVLAQMADSIDVQLVLGGMVTGDREGPMGDMAGYILGAIPRLESYTGVRIGEPYKEQLRLGTRWSSSVPPSLAIAAFRTLAPERTVAFAHEVQHACFRDGLDLNDKALYPTLAARHGVEGSALARAMADPAAKLAFEADMRRSADLGVQGFPAVFLVHKGSTRPVSSGYRSAADLRAAVRAALQAR; from the coding sequence ATGAGCCCGCTCTCGACCCTCGCCGCCACCACCCTCCTGCTGTGCGGTCTCCCGTGCACCGCCCGGCCGCACGAGGTACCCGACACCACCGCGATGCCCGACGAACGCCCCGTGCTGCTCTACGTGATGGACCCCTTGTGCGGCTGGTGCTACGCCTTCGGCCACGAGCTGGACACGGTGCTGGCGCAGATGGCCGACAGCATCGACGTGCAGCTGGTGCTGGGTGGCATGGTCACCGGCGACCGCGAGGGCCCCATGGGCGACATGGCCGGCTACATCCTGGGCGCCATCCCCCGTCTGGAGTCCTACACCGGTGTGCGCATCGGCGAGCCGTACAAGGAGCAGCTGCGCCTCGGCACACGGTGGAGCAGCAGCGTGCCGCCCAGCCTGGCCATCGCCGCCTTCCGCACCCTGGCCCCGGAGCGCACCGTCGCGTTCGCACACGAGGTGCAGCACGCCTGCTTCCGCGATGGCCTTGACCTCAACGACAAGGCCCTCTATCCCACCCTCGCCGCGCGCCACGGCGTGGAGGGCAGCGCGCTGGCCCGCGCCATGGCCGACCCCGCCGCCAAGCTCGCCTTCGAGGCCGACATGCGCCGCTCGGCCGACCTCGGTGTGCAGGGCTTTCCGGCCGTGTTCCTCGTGCACAAGGGCAGCACCCGGCCGGTGAGCAGCGGCTACCGCTCCGCAGCGGACCTGCGGGCCGCCGTGCGCGCCGCGCTCCAGGCCCGCTGA
- a CDS encoding sterol desaturase family protein has protein sequence MPTLLQLLTDPVSIMVHLIYGGLILCESLFPARVLPPVKGWKWKGLLAFAGYFLLSSYLPYLWTEQLASWQLVDLSGLGIAAGTVVGLLVYELGVYLWHRAMHASDLLWRTFHQMHHSAERLDTFGAYWFSPMDTLGWTVVNSLCLTLLVGIDPQATVYVIYITTFLGVFQHSNIRTPHWLGYLVQRPESHSRHHERGVHSGNYTDLPLMDMLFGTFHNPKDFARETGFRPGDSGRLREMLTFKDISIDDRPGIGPWLEDGITADELVRKRA, from the coding sequence ATGCCCACGCTGCTTCAACTCCTGACCGATCCGGTCAGCATCATGGTCCACCTCATCTACGGTGGGCTCATCCTCTGTGAAAGCCTCTTCCCTGCCCGCGTCCTGCCACCGGTGAAAGGATGGAAGTGGAAGGGACTGCTCGCCTTCGCCGGGTACTTCCTGCTCTCCTCCTACCTGCCCTATCTGTGGACCGAACAACTCGCCTCCTGGCAGCTCGTTGACCTGAGCGGTCTCGGCATTGCCGCCGGGACGGTCGTCGGCCTGCTCGTCTACGAACTGGGTGTGTACCTCTGGCACCGTGCGATGCATGCATCGGACCTGCTCTGGCGCACCTTCCACCAGATGCACCACAGCGCCGAGCGCCTGGACACCTTCGGCGCCTACTGGTTCAGCCCGATGGACACCTTGGGATGGACCGTGGTGAACTCGCTCTGCCTGACGCTGCTCGTGGGTATCGATCCGCAGGCCACCGTGTACGTCATCTACATCACCACCTTCCTCGGTGTGTTCCAGCACAGCAACATCCGCACGCCGCACTGGCTGGGCTACCTCGTGCAACGCCCCGAGAGCCACAGCCGCCACCATGAACGCGGGGTGCACAGTGGCAACTATACCGACCTGCCGCTGATGGACATGCTCTTCGGCACCTTCCACAATCCGAAGGACTTCGCCCGGGAGACCGGCTTCCGGCCCGGTGACAGCGGTCGCCTGAGGGAAATGCTCACCTTCAAGGACATCTCGATCGATGACAGGCCCGGCATCGGGCCATGGCTGGAGGACGGCATCACGGCGGACGAGCTGGTCCGGAAGCGCGCGTGA
- a CDS encoding helix-turn-helix domain-containing protein — protein sequence MQQEPVRVAILVFPASTASIVHGLYDLFHAAGRDYESMVGKPVREDLFEPRIVAARSGTFSLMNGLTTTVQVPIAEAGVPDIICVPEVVATPEEPMEGRFEMEMDWLRRCYAQGSILASACTGALLLAEAGLLDEHEGTTHWAFCDVMQQRHPRVRVRPKSALVMAGEAQRLVMAGGGTSWLDLALYLIARKAGVDTAMNVARVSMIDWHVSGQQPYATVTSLRQSPDGVIAKCQTWAAERFHEASPVAGMVQVSGLPERTFKPRFKQATGQTPLEYIHALRIEEAKRLLEVSDEPVEAIALECGYEDAGFFNRMFKRRVQLTPGQYRKRFGGMRRELAARI from the coding sequence ATGCAGCAGGAACCCGTACGCGTGGCCATTCTGGTGTTCCCGGCCTCCACGGCGTCCATCGTGCATGGCCTGTACGACCTGTTCCACGCGGCCGGCAGGGACTATGAGTCCATGGTGGGGAAGCCGGTGCGCGAGGATCTCTTTGAGCCCCGGATCGTGGCCGCACGGAGCGGGACGTTCTCACTGATGAACGGCCTCACCACCACGGTCCAGGTGCCCATCGCAGAGGCTGGCGTCCCCGACATCATCTGCGTGCCCGAGGTGGTGGCCACGCCGGAGGAGCCGATGGAGGGCCGCTTCGAGATGGAGATGGACTGGTTGCGGCGGTGCTATGCCCAGGGATCCATTCTCGCATCCGCGTGTACCGGTGCCCTGCTGCTGGCCGAGGCCGGCCTGTTGGATGAACATGAAGGCACCACCCATTGGGCCTTCTGCGATGTGATGCAGCAGCGGCATCCGCGTGTGCGCGTGAGGCCGAAAAGCGCCCTGGTGATGGCCGGTGAAGCCCAGCGGCTGGTGATGGCCGGTGGTGGCACCTCCTGGCTGGACCTGGCGCTCTACCTCATCGCCCGCAAGGCCGGTGTGGACACCGCCATGAACGTGGCGCGTGTGAGCATGATCGACTGGCATGTGAGCGGCCAGCAGCCCTATGCCACGGTGACCAGCTTGCGGCAGAGCCCCGATGGCGTCATCGCGAAATGCCAGACCTGGGCCGCGGAACGCTTCCACGAGGCCTCGCCCGTAGCCGGCATGGTACAGGTGAGCGGGCTGCCGGAACGCACCTTCAAACCGCGCTTCAAACAGGCCACCGGGCAGACGCCCCTGGAATACATCCACGCCCTGCGCATCGAAGAGGCGAAACGCCTGTTGGAGGTCAGCGACGAGCCCGTGGAGGCCATCGCCTTGGAATGCGGCTACGAGGATGCCGGTTTCTTCAACCGCATGTTCAAGCGCAGGGTGCAGCTCACGCCGGGCCAGTACCGCAAGCGCTTCGGCGGCATGCGCCGCGAACTCGCCGCGCGCATCTGA
- a CDS encoding winged helix-turn-helix transcriptional regulator — protein MSSALATDRLSRTFHALSDPTRRAILSRLSSGPASVNELAAPFAMSLPAVSKHLKVLERAQLIKRGREAQWRPCELKAEPLKEVDAWVEQYRAMWEARFDRLDAYLQELQGRKPRR, from the coding sequence ATGTCGTCAGCCCTCGCCACCGACCGCCTGAGCCGCACCTTCCACGCGTTGAGCGACCCCACGCGCCGGGCCATCCTGTCGCGGCTTTCCAGCGGTCCGGCCTCGGTGAACGAACTGGCGGCGCCGTTCGCCATGAGCCTGCCGGCGGTGAGCAAGCACTTGAAGGTGCTGGAGCGTGCGCAGCTGATCAAGCGCGGACGGGAGGCGCAATGGCGGCCCTGTGAGCTGAAGGCCGAGCCGCTGAAGGAGGTGGATGCGTGGGTCGAGCAATACCGTGCGATGTGGGAGGCCCGTTTCGATCGGTTGGATGCGTACCTGCAGGAACTGCAGGGCAGGAAACCCCGGAGATGA
- a CDS encoding SRPBCC domain-containing protein, which yields MASTSQLIGDREIIITRHMRAPRALVWKACTEPGHIDRWWGPDGFTNRTLRMDFRVGGEWAYTMTGPDGTVWPNLITYREIEPISRIAYDHGDPEDPRQFEAELRFEAKDGGTLVTLRTVFPTREARDLVVERYGAMEGGKQTLAHLDEYTRNLSMETP from the coding sequence ATGGCGTCCACGTCACAGCTCATCGGCGATCGGGAGATCATCATCACCCGCCACATGCGTGCGCCGCGAGCACTGGTGTGGAAGGCCTGCACGGAGCCCGGGCACATCGATCGCTGGTGGGGGCCGGACGGCTTCACCAATCGCACCCTCCGCATGGACTTCCGCGTGGGCGGCGAGTGGGCCTACACCATGACCGGTCCGGACGGCACCGTGTGGCCCAACCTGATCACCTACCGCGAGATCGAGCCCATCAGCCGCATCGCCTATGACCACGGAGACCCGGAGGATCCCAGGCAGTTCGAGGCCGAGCTGCGCTTCGAGGCGAAGGACGGCGGCACGCTGGTGACGCTGCGCACCGTGTTCCCGACCAGGGAGGCGCGCGATCTTGTGGTGGAGCGATACGGCGCCATGGAGGGTGGGAAGCAGACGCTCGCCCACCTGGATGAATACACAAGGAACCTGAGCATGGAGACCCCATGA
- a CDS encoding SRPBCC family protein, producing the protein MSTMTRITVTALVAKPVAHVWTIWADPAHIMQWNAANDEWHCPKASNDLRKGGSFSSTMAARDGSFSFDFEGVYDDVQLHRRIAYTISDGRTCEILFEEKADGTLVTESFDAESQNPVEMQRAGWQAILDRFKAYAEAQA; encoded by the coding sequence ATGAGCACCATGACCCGCATCACCGTCACCGCACTTGTCGCGAAGCCCGTGGCCCACGTCTGGACCATCTGGGCCGATCCGGCGCACATCATGCAATGGAACGCCGCCAACGATGAGTGGCACTGTCCCAAGGCCAGCAACGACCTGCGCAAGGGCGGGTCGTTCAGCAGCACCATGGCCGCGCGCGATGGCAGCTTCAGCTTCGACTTCGAAGGCGTGTACGACGACGTGCAGCTTCATCGGCGCATCGCCTATACCATTAGCGATGGACGCACCTGTGAGATCCTGTTCGAGGAGAAGGCTGACGGCACGCTGGTGACCGAATCCTTCGATGCGGAATCGCAGAACCCGGTGGAGATGCAACGGGCCGGCTGGCAGGCCATCCTGGACCGCTTCAAAGCGTATGCGGAGGCGCAGGCGTGA
- a CDS encoding SRPBCC family protein, with product MSTKVEIVPHGDRAIRITRTFQAPRTMVFDAMTTADRMLNWFHGAPGWTLVRCEIDLRVGGTYRWVWRNADGQEMGMGGMYKEIVRPERLVTTEKFDQAWYPGEAVGTMVLTEEGGRTLMTLTVEYESPTARDGVLAAELADGMEFGYQRLDQFLWQR from the coding sequence ATGAGCACCAAGGTCGAGATCGTTCCCCACGGGGATCGCGCGATCCGCATCACGCGCACCTTCCAGGCACCGCGCACCATGGTCTTCGATGCGATGACCACGGCCGATAGGATGTTGAACTGGTTCCATGGCGCGCCCGGTTGGACGCTTGTGCGGTGCGAGATCGACCTGCGGGTGGGCGGCACCTACCGCTGGGTGTGGCGAAATGCCGACGGACAGGAGATGGGCATGGGCGGCATGTACAAGGAGATCGTCCGGCCCGAACGCCTCGTGACCACGGAGAAGTTCGACCAAGCGTGGTATCCCGGCGAGGCCGTGGGAACGATGGTGCTGACCGAAGAGGGCGGAAGGACCTTGATGACCTTGACCGTTGAGTACGAGTCACCGACCGCACGCGATGGTGTACTTGCCGCGGAATTGGCGGACGGGATGGAGTTCGGCTACCAGCGCCTTGATCAATTCCTGTGGCAACGCTGA
- a CDS encoding DUF1801 domain-containing protein — MNARFDPAVNALLDAHDHPLRKEIDELRCIILGVDRSIEEGVKWNTASFRTEDWFATLNGPKQVKEPMLILHAGAKAKGLVLKDRIPDPEGLITWLGNDRAQIVFRNATDIIVNKNALCAVVSAWIKLIRP; from the coding sequence ATGAACGCGCGCTTCGACCCTGCCGTGAACGCCTTGCTGGATGCGCATGATCACCCCTTGCGCAAGGAGATCGATGAGCTGCGCTGCATCATCCTCGGCGTCGACAGGTCGATCGAGGAAGGCGTGAAATGGAACACGGCCAGCTTCAGGACCGAAGACTGGTTCGCCACGCTGAACGGCCCGAAGCAGGTGAAGGAGCCGATGCTGATCCTGCACGCGGGCGCCAAGGCCAAAGGCCTCGTGCTGAAGGACCGGATCCCCGATCCGGAAGGCCTGATCACCTGGCTTGGCAACGACCGCGCGCAGATCGTCTTCCGGAATGCCACGGACATCATCGTGAACAAGAACGCCCTGTGCGCCGTCGTCAGCGCCTGGATCAAGCTCATCCGACCATGA
- a CDS encoding GyrI-like domain-containing protein translates to MITTPEIVTITEQPAATIHLVIPGMEMPLHMDPAIQEILALLGEQGQQPAGPMFSYHHRRPSDTFDFEIGFPVSSAIKEEGRVRNSALPAGRVVRAVYQGPYERLGDAWRALQDWVRAQELPESGRFYERYLNNPEEVADPKDHRTELNWCIG, encoded by the coding sequence ATGATCACCACACCCGAGATCGTCACCATCACCGAACAGCCTGCCGCCACCATCCACCTGGTGATCCCCGGCATGGAGATGCCCCTGCACATGGACCCCGCGATCCAGGAGATCCTCGCGCTCCTGGGCGAGCAGGGCCAACAGCCCGCCGGACCGATGTTCAGTTACCACCACCGCCGCCCCAGCGACACCTTCGACTTCGAGATCGGCTTCCCGGTATCGAGTGCGATCAAGGAGGAGGGGCGTGTGCGGAACAGCGCCCTGCCGGCGGGGAGGGTGGTGCGCGCCGTGTACCAAGGGCCCTATGAGCGGCTCGGCGATGCCTGGCGTGCGCTACAGGACTGGGTGCGGGCGCAGGAGCTTCCCGAGAGCGGGCGGTTCTATGAGCGTTACCTGAACAACCCGGAGGAGGTCGCCGACCCGAAGGACCACCGCACCGAACTGAACTGGTGCATCGGCTGA
- a CDS encoding DUF1801 domain-containing protein, which translates to MNAIDHYLAALPDTQRDALQRLRKLVHAAAPGTEEHFAYGVPAFRYNGHPLLYLGASKHHCGLYGSVPVGFRERLRDFEVSKGAIRFTPEKPLPADLVKAIVKARVAEIELRWPVKAKKSTVRKAAPGK; encoded by the coding sequence ATGAACGCGATCGACCATTACCTCGCCGCCCTTCCGGACACGCAGCGGGACGCACTGCAGCGGCTGCGCAAGCTGGTCCATGCGGCGGCACCCGGCACGGAGGAGCACTTCGCATACGGCGTCCCCGCCTTCAGGTACAACGGCCACCCCTTGCTCTACCTCGGCGCGTCGAAGCACCATTGCGGGCTCTACGGTTCGGTGCCGGTCGGGTTCAGGGAGCGGCTGAGGGATTTCGAGGTGAGCAAGGGCGCGATCCGCTTCACCCCGGAGAAGCCCCTGCCCGCCGACCTGGTGAAGGCCATCGTGAAGGCCAGGGTGGCGGAGATCGAGCTGCGGTGGCCGGTGAAGGCGAAGAAGAGCACGGTGCGCAAGGCCGCGCCAGGGAAATGA
- a CDS encoding SRPBCC domain-containing protein, with protein MSNEPLSDREVRTSRVIAAPRERVFAAWTDPASLARWWGPKGFTSTFHRFEPEPDGIWEFTMHGPDDRAFRNTCIFTRVEPPGYLEFDHLKEMHFYTAMVRFTEVTGGTEVDWTMRFETAEELAPIRSFIQQANEENMDRLEALLRHP; from the coding sequence ATGAGCAACGAACCGCTCTCCGACCGCGAGGTGCGCACTTCGCGTGTGATCGCCGCTCCGCGGGAGCGCGTCTTCGCCGCATGGACCGATCCCGCGTCGCTTGCGCGGTGGTGGGGGCCGAAGGGCTTCACGAGCACCTTCCATCGCTTTGAGCCGGAGCCCGATGGCATCTGGGAGTTCACCATGCATGGCCCGGACGACAGGGCCTTCCGCAACACCTGCATCTTCACACGGGTGGAGCCGCCGGGCTATCTGGAGTTCGATCACCTGAAGGAGATGCACTTCTACACGGCGATGGTGCGCTTCACGGAGGTGACCGGTGGCACGGAGGTCGACTGGACCATGCGCTTCGAAACCGCAGAGGAGCTGGCCCCCATCCGCAGCTTCATCCAACAGGCCAACGAAGAGAACATGGACCGGCTCGAAGCCTTGCTCCGCCACCCTTGA
- a CDS encoding DoxX family protein has protein sequence MNTLNLTYWIITGLFSGFMIFSSIGGITLMPEAVAMLHDHLGYPLYFIQLISYAKVLGAMAILLPMVPARVKEWAYFGFFIDLVAAVISFIAVGDPVTGWAPMLLFIGVLAWAYVLHHRRLIARVAG, from the coding sequence ATGAACACGCTCAACCTCACCTATTGGATCATCACCGGCCTCTTCAGTGGTTTCATGATCTTCTCGAGCATCGGCGGCATCACCCTGATGCCCGAGGCCGTGGCCATGCTGCACGACCATTTGGGCTATCCGCTGTATTTCATCCAGCTCATTTCATACGCCAAGGTGTTGGGCGCCATGGCGATCCTGCTGCCGATGGTGCCGGCCCGGGTGAAGGAGTGGGCGTACTTCGGCTTCTTCATCGATCTGGTGGCGGCCGTGATCTCGTTCATCGCCGTGGGTGATCCGGTCACGGGCTGGGCGCCGATGCTGCTCTTCATCGGTGTGCTGGCCTGGGCGTATGTGCTGCACCATCGAAGGCTGATCGCTCGCGTCGCCGGATGA
- a CDS encoding SRPBCC domain-containing protein, which produces MDPITAQRARNQVSTPAPDEIRITRVFDAPQQLVWEAWTTPAMLVHWFGCAVFSTVDAATDLRAGGSWRVVLRTPDGEDIPCYGTYTAVRPIDHLAFTHQWEKQPVDVNPAHHRTLVEVDLHGEGPRTRLEFRQTGLATEPSRDSHIGGWCDSMDALAVQLGRMVPSERG; this is translated from the coding sequence ATGGACCCGATCACCGCCCAACGCGCTCGCAACCAGGTGAGCACCCCTGCACCGGACGAGATCCGCATCACCCGGGTCTTCGACGCCCCGCAGCAGCTGGTGTGGGAGGCCTGGACCACCCCCGCGATGCTTGTGCATTGGTTCGGGTGCGCGGTGTTCAGCACCGTGGATGCCGCCACCGATCTGCGCGCGGGTGGTTCGTGGCGCGTCGTGCTGCGCACCCCCGATGGCGAGGACATCCCCTGCTACGGCACGTACACCGCGGTGCGCCCCATCGACCATCTCGCCTTCACGCACCAATGGGAGAAGCAGCCCGTGGACGTGAATCCGGCGCACCACCGCACGCTGGTGGAGGTGGACCTGCACGGGGAAGGTCCCCGCACACGCCTGGAGTTCCGCCAGACAGGCCTTGCCACGGAGCCCTCACGCGACAGCCACATCGGCGGCTGGTGCGACAGTATGGATGCGCTGGCCGTGCAGCTCGGAAGGATGGTCCCCTCCGAACGTGGTTGA
- the mazG gene encoding nucleoside triphosphate pyrophosphohydrolase, whose product MDPRATAFLRLLTIMDELRAQCPWDRKQTMETLRPLTIEETYELGDAILENDLQEVKKELGDLLLHMVFYAKIGSEQGAFDITDVLNGICEKLIHRHPHIYGDVKVADEEEVKANWEKIKLAEKAKAGGTAKSVLEGVPKGLPSLVKAIRIQDKARGVGFDWEHRDQVWEKMHEELGELKREVEAGSARQADEVGDVLFSIVNYARFLGVDPDEALERTNRKFIRRFQFLERESARDGRRLGEMTLAEMDAYWERAKALDG is encoded by the coding sequence ATGGATCCCCGTGCCACCGCCTTCCTCCGCCTGTTGACGATCATGGACGAGCTGCGCGCCCAATGTCCATGGGACAGGAAACAGACCATGGAGACGCTGCGGCCGCTCACGATCGAAGAGACCTACGAGCTGGGCGATGCCATCCTGGAGAACGACCTGCAGGAGGTGAAGAAGGAGCTGGGCGACCTGCTTCTGCACATGGTGTTCTACGCCAAGATCGGCAGTGAGCAGGGGGCCTTCGACATCACCGATGTGCTGAACGGCATCTGCGAGAAGCTCATCCACCGGCATCCGCACATTTACGGGGACGTGAAGGTGGCCGACGAGGAGGAGGTGAAGGCCAACTGGGAGAAGATCAAGCTGGCGGAGAAGGCCAAGGCGGGGGGCACTGCCAAGAGCGTGTTGGAAGGCGTGCCGAAAGGGCTGCCCTCGCTGGTGAAGGCCATCCGCATCCAGGACAAGGCGCGCGGGGTGGGCTTTGACTGGGAGCATCGCGACCAGGTCTGGGAGAAGATGCACGAGGAACTGGGCGAGCTCAAGCGCGAGGTGGAGGCGGGCTCCGCGAGGCAGGCCGACGAAGTGGGCGACGTGCTCTTCAGCATCGTGAACTACGCCCGCTTCCTCGGGGTCGATCCGGATGAGGCGCTGGAACGCACCAACCGCAAGTTCATCCGCCGCTTCCAGTTCCTGGAGCGCGAGAGCGCCCGTGACGGTCGACGGCTGGGTGAGATGACCCTGGCGGAGATGGATGCGTACTGGGAGCGGGCGAAGGCGCTCGACGGATGA